From the Clostridium cagae genome, the window ATAATTTTTGCTGTATCTAATGCTCTTTTTATAGGACTTGCATATATAATATCTATTTTTTCATTTTTTAATCTATCTCTTAAGCTCTTAGCTTGGTTCAATCCTCTTTCTGTTAAAGGGGAATCTTTGCTACCTTGAAGCCTTCCTGCTATATTCCATTCTGTTTCGCCATGTCTAGTTAAAAATAACGTTGTCATACTTAATCACTCTCCACACTGTATTTCATATAGTCTTATTTTACAATACTTACAACTTATATTCCACCTATAGTAAAAGTGGATTTACCACGCTTTTTTAATTTTATATTGGGAAAAAGCTAAAATGCGACTATACTTATTTTAGCATTGCTAAGTTCAATTACTCCGCTCACTTTGCTTATTCATATATCAACACTCTACTAAAACATAGTCTATTACATAAATAAAAACCATTTAACTGCAATATATATTACAATTAAATGGTTTTATAAAAAATCTTATTTAAATTATTTTTCTGAAGTTTCAAGTAATGCTAAAGCTACTGCTCCTACAACACCTGCATCTGTTCCAAGTCCTGCTGGTACAATTTTAACTGATTCAGCCATTGATTTAAAACATCTCTTATCTACAACTTTTCTTACTGTATCAAATACAATATTTCCAGCTTTTGAAACGCCTCCACCAATTATTATTACTTCTGGATCAAAAATTGATACTGCATTTGCAACAGCTATTCCTAAATAATTTAATGCATTATCTATTATATCTTTACATACTGGATCTCCAGCTGCTGCTTCTACAAATACTTCATATGAAGTTATATCATCATATTTTCTTAATGATGTTTCAACTTTACTTCCTATAGCTTCTTTACCTCTTTTACCTATAGCTGTTCCTGATGAAGTTGCTTCTACACAACCAATATTTCCACAATTACATCTTGGACCATCAGGTGCTACAGTCATATGACCTATTTCTAATGCATTTGATGTATGACCTCTATATATTTTTCCATCTAATATAGCTCCACCGCCTACGCCTGTACTTACTGTAAAGAATAATACGTTTTTAGCACCTCTTCCTGCTCCAAACATAAACTCACCAATAGTCGCAACGTTTGCATCATTATCTAAGAAAACAGGTACTTCAAACTTCTTATTTAGTGGATCCACTAAATTAAAGTTTTTAAATGGAAGATTAGGTGTGTATATTATTACTCCCTTTTCTGCATCAAGTGGTCCTGGAGAACCAATACCTATTGCTTTTATATCTTTATAAGTAACTCCACCATCTTTTATTACCTTATCTACCGAGTCTATTATTCTATTTAATACTGGAATTTCTCCCTCATGTGCATTAGTCGGAACTGTTGTTTGGCTAATAACTTCACCATTTAAATTTGATAAAGCTGTACTTATCTTAGTTCCTCCTAAGTCAACCCCTACTACAAATTTTTGCATAAATTTATCCTCCATACTGAATACTAATTGTTAATTTTTCTCACCG encodes:
- a CDS encoding ROK family protein, translated to MQKFVVGVDLGGTKISTALSNLNGEVISQTTVPTNAHEGEIPVLNRIIDSVDKVIKDGGVTYKDIKAIGIGSPGPLDAEKGVIIYTPNLPFKNFNLVDPLNKKFEVPVFLDNDANVATIGEFMFGAGRGAKNVLFFTVSTGVGGGAILDGKIYRGHTSNALEIGHMTVAPDGPRCNCGNIGCVEATSSGTAIGKRGKEAIGSKVETSLRKYDDITSYEVFVEAAAGDPVCKDIIDNALNYLGIAVANAVSIFDPEVIIIGGGVSKAGNIVFDTVRKVVDKRCFKSMAESVKIVPAGLGTDAGVVGAVALALLETSEK